From the Streptomyces syringium genome, one window contains:
- a CDS encoding LCP family protein, whose product MSNWADGRTDDRQDRYGNGANAEPEGARAMPQIRRTAPPPPRRPAEPAPGYGHAQGAAGGHGRVPDQGGGYGDGAAHAAGGHDDGYNTGQVYGRGGPAGPGGHRHGPTGGGPGGRGPRTGAPDWRKRIKIGGIAFVVALLTVSVGTYFWADSKMRREVDLGQLKDRPAAGEGTNYLIVGSDSREGLSDSDKKELHTGSADGKRTDSMMIVHTGDNGTTMLSLPRDSYVTIPAFKGKESGKSFPAATHKLNQAYADGGPELLAQTIEFNTGLRIDHYAEIGFGGFRNLVDALGGVEMCLDKPLKDRDSGADFKAGCQELSGAQSLAFVRQRHQEADQDLGRMRNQQKFLNTLANQAASPSTILNPFRLYPVIGSGLDTLIVDKDMELWDLTSMFWAMKGATGGDGKQMTVPIASANFPTRSDGVAVKWDTAKAKQLFDQLKKDEKVTVSDK is encoded by the coding sequence ATGAGCAATTGGGCCGATGGGCGGACCGACGACCGCCAGGACCGGTACGGAAACGGCGCGAACGCCGAGCCGGAGGGCGCGCGCGCCATGCCGCAGATCCGGCGCACCGCACCGCCCCCGCCGCGCCGCCCCGCCGAGCCGGCACCCGGCTACGGCCACGCACAGGGCGCCGCCGGCGGTCACGGCCGCGTGCCGGACCAGGGCGGCGGCTACGGTGACGGCGCGGCCCACGCGGCCGGCGGTCACGACGACGGCTACAACACGGGACAGGTCTACGGCCGGGGCGGCCCGGCCGGCCCCGGCGGCCACCGGCACGGCCCCACCGGCGGCGGCCCGGGCGGCCGCGGCCCGCGCACCGGCGCCCCCGACTGGCGCAAGCGCATCAAGATCGGCGGCATAGCCTTCGTCGTGGCGCTGCTGACCGTCTCCGTCGGCACGTACTTCTGGGCCGACTCCAAGATGCGCCGCGAGGTCGACCTCGGTCAGCTGAAGGACCGCCCGGCGGCGGGCGAGGGCACCAATTACCTGATCGTCGGTTCCGACAGCCGTGAGGGCCTCTCGGACAGCGACAAGAAGGAACTGCACACCGGGTCGGCGGACGGCAAGCGCACCGACTCGATGATGATCGTGCACACGGGTGACAACGGCACCACGATGCTGAGCCTGCCGCGCGACTCCTACGTCACCATCCCCGCCTTCAAGGGCAAGGAGTCCGGCAAGAGCTTCCCCGCCGCCACGCACAAGCTGAACCAGGCGTACGCCGACGGCGGCCCGGAGCTGCTGGCGCAGACCATCGAGTTCAACACCGGGCTGCGCATCGACCACTACGCGGAGATCGGCTTCGGCGGCTTCCGCAACCTCGTGGACGCGCTGGGCGGCGTGGAGATGTGCCTGGACAAGCCGCTGAAGGACCGGGACTCGGGTGCGGACTTCAAGGCGGGCTGCCAGGAGCTGAGCGGCGCCCAGTCGCTGGCCTTCGTGCGCCAGCGCCACCAGGAGGCGGACCAGGACCTGGGCCGGATGCGCAACCAGCAGAAGTTCCTGAACACCCTGGCCAACCAGGCGGCCTCGCCGTCGACGATCCTCAACCCGTTCCGGCTCTACCCCGTCATCGGCTCCGGTCTCGACACGCTCATCGTCGACAAGGACATGGAGCTGTGGGACCTCACCTCGATGTTCTGGGCGATGAAGGGCGCGACGGGCGGCGACGGCAAGCAGATGACCGTGCCGATCGCGAGCGCGAACTTCCCGACCCGCTCCGACGGTGTCGCGGTGAAGTGGGACACGGCCAAGGCGAAGCAGCTCTTCGACCAGCTCAAGAAGGACGAGAAGGTCACCGTCTCGGACAAGTGA
- a CDS encoding VOC family protein: MPEVTAPYTPGTPCWVDLMVPDQQAALDFYRDLFGWQGEVGPPETGGYAVCTLNGKPVAGIMTSMSPDPDQPTPPTVWTTYLAVSDTDATEKKIADNGGTVIMPGMDVLTLGRMSVVADPTGAVYGLWQARDFPGAEVVNEPGALIWNELNTSDPQAAAAFYSAALGIEAVPIDGAPDYSALQVDGRTVGGTQGLDKLPPGTPSHWLCYFAVEDTDASVDALTRGGGNVLVPPFDMMAGRMAIVQDPQGGTFAMINAKGPAAP, translated from the coding sequence ATGCCCGAGGTAACCGCTCCGTACACACCCGGCACCCCCTGCTGGGTCGACCTCATGGTCCCCGACCAGCAGGCGGCGCTCGACTTCTACCGCGACCTGTTCGGATGGCAGGGCGAGGTCGGCCCGCCGGAGACCGGCGGGTACGCGGTCTGCACCCTGAACGGCAAGCCCGTGGCCGGCATCATGACCTCGATGTCGCCCGACCCCGATCAGCCGACACCGCCCACCGTATGGACCACCTACCTCGCCGTCTCCGACACGGACGCCACCGAGAAGAAGATCGCCGACAACGGCGGCACCGTGATCATGCCGGGCATGGACGTGCTCACCCTCGGCCGTATGTCGGTCGTCGCCGACCCCACGGGGGCCGTCTACGGGCTCTGGCAGGCCCGGGACTTCCCCGGGGCGGAGGTCGTCAACGAGCCGGGGGCGCTGATCTGGAACGAGCTGAACACCAGTGACCCCCAGGCCGCCGCGGCCTTCTACTCCGCCGCGCTCGGCATCGAGGCGGTCCCCATCGACGGCGCGCCCGACTACTCCGCGCTCCAGGTCGACGGCCGGACCGTCGGCGGCACCCAGGGGCTGGACAAGCTGCCGCCCGGCACGCCCTCGCACTGGCTGTGCTACTTCGCCGTCGAGGACACCGACGCCTCCGTCGACGCCCTGACCCGGGGCGGTGGCAATGTGCTCGTCCCGCCGTTCGACATGATGGCCGGGCGGATGGCCATCGTGCAGGACCCGCAGGGCGGCACCTTCGCGATGATCAACGCCAAGGGGCCCGCGGCCCCCTGA
- a CDS encoding dipeptidase: MSATTAAGHLARAHELLAAHPVVDGHNDLPWALREQVRYDLDRRDIATDQSATGLHTDLPRLRAGGVGAQFWSVYVRTGMAGDEAVSATLEQIDVVRQLVNRYPSQLRLALTADDMEAARAEGRIASLMGAEGGHSINCSLATLRALHHLGVRYMTLTHNDNIPWADSATDEPVANGLTRFGEEVVREMNRLGMLVDLSHVSADTMRDALRVTEAPVIFSHSSARAVCDHPRNIPDDVLGALAANGGVAMATFVPKFVLPAAVEWTRQADENMRANGLHHLDTTPAGMAVHRAFEAAHPRPLATAATVADHLDHMREVAGIDHIGIGGDFDGTAFTPEDLADVAGYPNLIAELLHRGWSDADLAKLTWQNAVRVLRAAEDVARSATRGPSIATIDQLDG, from the coding sequence GTGAGCGCCACCACCGCGGCCGGTCACCTCGCCCGCGCCCACGAGCTGCTCGCCGCCCACCCCGTCGTCGACGGTCACAACGACCTGCCGTGGGCCCTGCGCGAGCAGGTCCGCTACGACCTGGACCGGCGCGACATCGCCACCGACCAGAGCGCCACCGGCCTGCACACCGATCTGCCCCGGCTGCGGGCGGGCGGGGTCGGGGCCCAGTTCTGGTCCGTGTACGTCCGCACCGGCATGGCCGGTGACGAGGCGGTCAGCGCGACGCTCGAACAGATCGACGTCGTGCGGCAGCTGGTGAATCGTTACCCCTCCCAGCTGCGGCTCGCGCTCACCGCCGACGACATGGAGGCCGCCCGCGCCGAGGGCCGCATCGCCTCCCTGATGGGCGCCGAGGGCGGGCACAGCATCAACTGCTCGCTGGCCACCCTGCGCGCCCTGCACCACCTCGGCGTCCGCTACATGACGCTGACCCACAACGACAACATCCCCTGGGCGGACTCGGCGACCGACGAGCCCGTGGCGAACGGCCTGACCCGCTTCGGCGAGGAGGTCGTCCGTGAGATGAACCGCCTCGGCATGCTGGTCGACCTCTCGCACGTCTCGGCCGACACGATGCGGGACGCGCTGCGGGTCACCGAGGCGCCGGTGATCTTCTCGCACTCCTCCGCGCGTGCCGTCTGCGACCACCCGCGCAACATCCCCGACGACGTGCTCGGCGCGCTCGCCGCGAACGGGGGCGTGGCCATGGCGACGTTCGTGCCGAAGTTCGTCCTGCCCGCCGCCGTCGAGTGGACCCGGCAGGCGGACGAGAACATGCGCGCCAACGGCCTGCACCACCTCGACACCACCCCCGCCGGGATGGCCGTGCACCGCGCCTTCGAGGCCGCGCACCCCCGTCCGCTCGCCACGGCGGCCACGGTCGCCGACCACCTCGACCACATGCGCGAGGTGGCGGGCATCGACCACATCGGCATCGGCGGCGACTTCGACGGCACGGCGTTCACCCCGGAAGACCTCGCGGACGTGGCCGGCTACCCGAACCTGATCGCGGAACTCCTGCACCGCGGCTGGTCGGACGCCGACCTCGCGAAGCTGACGTGGCAGAACGCGGTGCGGGTGCTGCGGGCGGCGGAGGACGTGGCCCGTTCCGCTACGCGGGGCCCGTCGATCGCGACGATCGACCAACTGGACGGCTGA
- a CDS encoding lasso peptide biosynthesis PqqD family chaperone — protein MPITLRAGVLQAPTEYGIALLDEDTGRYWTLNPTAASVLRTLLAGGTHQDAARVLYTDYDTDPETAAADVLDLLDELRAAHLIEA, from the coding sequence ATGCCGATCACCTTGCGCGCGGGGGTGCTGCAGGCCCCGACCGAGTACGGGATCGCCCTGCTGGACGAGGACACCGGCCGGTACTGGACCCTCAACCCCACCGCGGCCTCGGTGCTGCGCACGCTGCTGGCCGGCGGAACCCACCAGGACGCGGCCCGCGTGCTGTACACGGACTACGACACCGACCCCGAGACGGCCGCCGCGGACGTCCTCGACCTGCTGGACGAACTCCGGGCCGCACACCTCATCGAGGCGTAG
- a CDS encoding UDP-glucose dehydrogenase family protein: MAPKITVIGTGYLGATHAAAMAELGFEVLGLDVVPEKIEMLGRGKVPMYEPGLEELLRRHVAGIEGSTGRLRFTMSWEEAGEFGDVHFVCVNTPQKHGEYACDMSYVESAIDALAPHLHRPALVVGKSTVPVGSAARLAARLTELAPAGSDVELAWNPEFLREGFAVQDTLHPDRIVVGVAGERGEKLLREVYATPIGEGSPFVVADYPTAELVKTAANSFLATKISFINAMAEVCEAADGDVAKLAEAIGHDERIGKKFLRAGIGFGGGCLPKDIRAFMARAGELGADQALTFLREVDSINMRRRGHMVELARETVGGSFLGQRVAVLGATFKPDSDDVRDSPALNVAGQIHLQGGQVTVYDPKGMDNARRLFPTLGYAPTALEACQGAHVVLHLTEWREFRELDPAALAAVVAERRMLDGRNALDAGAWRSAGWTYRAMGRPQA; this comes from the coding sequence ATGGCCCCCAAGATCACCGTGATCGGCACCGGCTACCTCGGTGCCACCCACGCCGCGGCCATGGCCGAGCTCGGGTTCGAGGTGCTCGGCCTGGATGTGGTGCCCGAGAAGATCGAGATGCTCGGGCGCGGCAAGGTCCCGATGTACGAGCCGGGCCTGGAGGAGCTGCTCCGCCGCCACGTCGCCGGGATCGAGGGTTCGACCGGCCGGCTGCGCTTCACGATGTCGTGGGAAGAGGCCGGCGAGTTCGGTGACGTCCATTTCGTCTGCGTGAACACCCCGCAGAAGCACGGCGAGTACGCGTGCGACATGAGCTACGTCGAGAGCGCCATCGACGCCCTGGCCCCGCATCTGCACCGCCCGGCGCTGGTCGTCGGCAAGTCCACCGTCCCGGTCGGCAGCGCGGCCCGGCTCGCGGCCCGGCTCACCGAGCTGGCCCCGGCGGGCTCGGACGTCGAACTGGCCTGGAACCCGGAGTTCCTGCGCGAGGGCTTCGCCGTCCAGGACACCCTGCACCCGGACCGCATCGTGGTGGGCGTCGCCGGCGAGCGCGGCGAGAAGCTGCTGCGCGAGGTGTACGCGACACCGATCGGCGAGGGCTCGCCGTTCGTCGTCGCCGACTATCCGACGGCCGAGCTGGTCAAGACGGCCGCCAACTCCTTCCTCGCCACGAAGATCTCCTTCATCAACGCCATGGCCGAGGTCTGCGAGGCCGCCGACGGCGACGTGGCGAAGCTCGCGGAGGCGATCGGCCACGACGAGCGGATCGGCAAGAAGTTCCTCCGGGCCGGCATCGGCTTCGGCGGCGGCTGTCTGCCCAAGGACATCCGCGCCTTCATGGCCCGCGCCGGTGAGCTGGGCGCGGACCAGGCGCTGACCTTCCTCCGCGAGGTCGACTCCATCAACATGCGCCGCCGCGGCCACATGGTCGAGCTGGCCCGCGAGACCGTGGGCGGCAGCTTCCTGGGGCAGCGCGTGGCGGTGCTGGGCGCGACCTTCAAGCCCGACTCCGACGACGTACGGGACTCGCCCGCGCTGAACGTCGCCGGGCAGATCCACCTCCAGGGCGGCCAGGTCACCGTCTACGACCCCAAGGGCATGGACAACGCCCGCCGCCTCTTCCCCACCCTCGGCTACGCGCCGACCGCGCTCGAGGCGTGCCAGGGGGCGCACGTGGTGCTGCACCTCACGGAGTGGCGCGAGTTCCGCGAGCTGGACCCGGCGGCACTGGCCGCGGTCGTGGCGGAGCGGCGGATGCTGGACGGGCGCAATGCGCTTGACGCCGGCGCTTGGCGTTCTGCGGGTTGGACCTACCGGGCCATGGGTCGGCCTCAGGCCTAG
- a CDS encoding acyl-CoA thioesterase, whose amino-acid sequence MTNQDRSPEAEIPGKPTSASRTTLSHIMTGSDTNLLGTVHGGVIMKLVDDAAGAVAGRHSGGPAVTASMDEMAFLEPVRVGDLVHVKAQVNWTGRSSMEVGVRVLAERWNESTPATQVGSAYLVFAAVDEDGKPRRVPPVVPETEKDKRRYQEAQIRRTHRLARRRAIMELREKRIAEGFGD is encoded by the coding sequence ATGACCAATCAGGACCGCAGCCCGGAAGCGGAAATACCGGGCAAGCCGACGTCCGCCTCCCGCACGACGCTCTCCCACATCATGACCGGCAGCGACACGAATCTGCTGGGCACCGTCCACGGCGGCGTGATCATGAAGCTGGTGGACGACGCCGCGGGCGCGGTCGCCGGGCGGCACTCCGGCGGGCCCGCCGTCACGGCCTCGATGGACGAGATGGCCTTCCTCGAACCGGTCAGGGTCGGCGACCTCGTGCATGTGAAGGCCCAGGTGAACTGGACCGGCCGGTCGTCCATGGAGGTCGGCGTGCGGGTCCTCGCCGAACGCTGGAACGAGTCGACGCCCGCCACGCAGGTCGGCAGCGCGTACCTCGTCTTCGCCGCCGTCGACGAGGACGGCAAGCCGCGGCGCGTCCCGCCGGTGGTCCCCGAGACGGAAAAGGACAAGCGCCGCTACCAAGAGGCCCAGATCCGCCGCACCCACCGGCTCGCCCGCCGCCGCGCGATCATGGAGCTGCGCGAAAAGCGGATCGCCGAGGGCTTCGGGGACTGA
- the purE gene encoding 5-(carboxyamino)imidazole ribonucleotide mutase has protein sequence MTSPLIGIVMGSDSDWSVMEAAAQALDEFEVPYEVDVVSAHRMPREMVAYGEQAADRGLKAIIAGAGGAAHLPGMLASVTPLPVIGVPVPLKYLDGMDSLLSIVQMPAGVPVATVSVAGARNAGLLAVRMLAAHDTELLARMRHFQDELNEQATDKGKRLRAKAMGTAHFGFGK, from the coding sequence ATGACTTCTCCTCTCATCGGCATCGTCATGGGCTCGGACTCCGACTGGTCCGTCATGGAGGCCGCCGCCCAGGCCCTGGACGAGTTCGAGGTCCCCTACGAGGTCGACGTGGTCTCCGCGCACCGCATGCCGCGCGAGATGGTCGCGTACGGCGAGCAGGCCGCCGACCGCGGCCTCAAGGCGATCATCGCGGGCGCGGGCGGCGCGGCCCACCTGCCCGGCATGCTGGCGTCCGTCACGCCGCTGCCGGTCATCGGCGTGCCCGTGCCGCTGAAGTACCTCGACGGCATGGACTCCCTGCTGTCGATCGTGCAGATGCCCGCCGGCGTGCCCGTCGCCACCGTCTCCGTCGCGGGCGCGCGCAACGCCGGGCTGCTCGCCGTCCGGATGCTCGCCGCCCACGACACCGAGCTGCTGGCCCGGATGCGGCACTTCCAGGACGAGCTGAACGAGCAGGCCACGGACAAGGGCAAGCGCCTGCGCGCCAAGGCCATGGGCACCGCCCACTTCGGCTTCGGGAAGTGA
- a CDS encoding lasso peptide biosynthesis B2 protein, translating to MTLPEAIAHRPDAVSLPLRTLVRLVVLGARVLGTRSPRRIRTVLRLLSRGSRPATYAEAKAARDSVTAVSLRCAGRQGCLPRSLATVLLCRLRGQWPTWCVGVRRLPPFGAHAWLEAEGKPVAEGYPADYFQPFFTVGKPSPPGD from the coding sequence ATGACCCTGCCCGAAGCCATTGCGCACCGACCGGACGCGGTGTCGCTGCCCCTGCGCACGCTGGTCCGGCTCGTGGTGCTCGGCGCCCGCGTGCTCGGCACCCGGTCCCCGCGCCGGATCCGCACGGTGCTGCGCCTGCTGAGCCGGGGAAGCCGCCCGGCCACGTACGCCGAGGCCAAGGCCGCACGCGACAGCGTGACGGCCGTCAGCCTGCGCTGCGCCGGCCGGCAGGGCTGCCTGCCCCGGTCCCTGGCCACGGTCCTGCTCTGCCGGCTTCGCGGCCAGTGGCCGACGTGGTGCGTCGGTGTGCGACGACTCCCCCCGTTCGGCGCCCACGCCTGGCTGGAGGCCGAGGGGAAACCCGTCGCAGAGGGCTACCCGGCCGACTACTTCCAACCCTTCTTCACCGTGGGAAAGCCCAGCCCGCCCGGCGATTGA
- a CDS encoding asparagine synthase-related protein → MTSAAVPSWFVVLPDCPSAAPARTLLPATAHQRTRHPSGRPWMAGRWGDDAVMAEAGHTALAVIGQHEVTAGALTEAAARIRTLADVGPLYRSLRGSFHLVASVGGQVRVQGPVSCLRRVFHAYVGGAVVAADRADVLAGMTGAGPDRRRLAVHLLQPFSLHPVTDRPVWSGVSAVPAGHHLSLHRDGRAHRARWWTPPDPVVPMADGAAALREVLGAAVDVRTRDRPVLSADLGGVDSTAVCCLAARGASGLIAYTLASRDPHGDDALWARRTVAALGNIEHEVLPAEAVPYVYHGILDFDDPLDEPFPALVDHHRWLVIARAAAARGSRLHLTGFGGDELLGGSPAHLHAMLRRSPRSALRDLRGYAGLYRWPHRQALAQLLTDPPYRSWLARAGDDLLGPASEPDAPFLGWGIPARLPPWATRDAVRAVREAVHDAAPTAEPLAATHGLHQELGTMRAVTRVIRQLAQLAGRIGVTLAAPYYDDRVIETALAVRPGERVTPWRYKPLIAAAMRGIVPPESLTRVTKAEGSHDVHAGLSEHRKDLLALCEDSRLARLGLIDADLLRRTCERPLPPTLPYEVLYQTVACEVWLRTLERAGTPS, encoded by the coding sequence ATGACCAGTGCCGCCGTTCCGTCGTGGTTCGTCGTTCTTCCCGACTGTCCTTCCGCCGCGCCCGCCCGCACCCTGCTGCCCGCCACGGCGCACCAGCGGACCCGGCACCCCTCCGGCCGCCCGTGGATGGCCGGACGCTGGGGCGACGACGCCGTCATGGCGGAGGCCGGGCACACCGCACTCGCCGTGATCGGCCAGCACGAGGTGACCGCAGGCGCGCTCACCGAAGCGGCCGCACGGATTCGCACACTGGCCGACGTCGGCCCGCTGTACCGCTCGCTGCGGGGCAGTTTCCACCTGGTCGCCTCGGTGGGGGGCCAGGTCCGGGTGCAGGGCCCGGTGAGCTGTCTGCGCAGGGTGTTCCACGCGTACGTCGGCGGTGCCGTCGTGGCGGCCGACCGGGCCGATGTGCTGGCCGGGATGACCGGCGCCGGACCCGACCGCCGCCGGCTGGCCGTTCACCTGCTCCAGCCCTTCTCCTTGCACCCCGTCACGGACCGGCCGGTCTGGAGCGGCGTGAGCGCGGTACCGGCCGGCCACCACCTCAGCCTCCACCGCGACGGGCGAGCCCACCGGGCCCGCTGGTGGACCCCGCCGGATCCGGTGGTGCCGATGGCCGACGGCGCGGCGGCACTGCGCGAGGTACTCGGTGCCGCGGTGGACGTCCGCACGCGCGACAGGCCGGTGCTCAGCGCCGACCTGGGGGGAGTGGACTCGACCGCGGTGTGCTGCCTGGCGGCCCGAGGGGCATCCGGGCTGATCGCCTACACGCTCGCTTCCCGGGACCCGCACGGCGATGACGCGCTCTGGGCCCGCAGGACCGTCGCCGCCCTGGGCAACATCGAGCACGAGGTCCTGCCCGCCGAGGCGGTGCCGTACGTCTACCACGGCATCCTCGACTTCGACGACCCGCTGGACGAGCCGTTTCCCGCCCTCGTCGACCACCACCGGTGGCTGGTCATCGCGCGGGCGGCGGCGGCCCGTGGCTCCCGGCTGCACCTGACCGGCTTCGGCGGCGACGAACTGCTGGGCGGCTCACCCGCCCACCTGCACGCGATGCTGCGCCGCAGCCCGCGGTCGGCGCTGCGCGACCTGCGCGGCTACGCCGGCCTGTACCGCTGGCCGCACCGGCAGGCCCTGGCGCAGTTGCTCACCGACCCGCCGTACCGGAGCTGGCTCGCCCGGGCCGGCGACGACCTGCTCGGCCCGGCCTCCGAGCCGGACGCCCCCTTCCTGGGCTGGGGCATTCCCGCCCGGCTCCCGCCGTGGGCCACCCGGGACGCGGTGAGGGCGGTCCGGGAGGCGGTCCACGACGCGGCGCCCACGGCCGAACCGCTGGCCGCGACCCACGGCCTGCACCAGGAGCTGGGAACGATGCGGGCGGTCACCCGCGTGATCCGCCAGCTCGCCCAGCTGGCGGGCCGCATCGGCGTCACGCTCGCGGCGCCGTACTACGACGACCGGGTGATCGAGACGGCACTGGCGGTGCGGCCGGGGGAGCGGGTCACGCCGTGGCGGTACAAGCCGCTCATCGCAGCGGCCATGCGCGGCATCGTGCCGCCGGAGTCCCTCACCCGCGTGACCAAGGCCGAGGGCTCGCACGACGTCCACGCGGGCCTGAGCGAACACCGCAAGGACCTGCTCGCCCTGTGCGAGGACTCCCGGCTCGCCCGGCTCGGCCTCATCGACGCGGACCTCCTGCGCAGGACCTGCGAGCGGCCGCTGCCCCCGACGCTGCCGTACGAGGTGCTGTACCAGACCGTGGCGTGCGAAGTGTGGCTGCGCACGCTCGAACGCGCCGGCACACCGAGCTGA
- a CDS encoding acyl-CoA dehydrogenase — MAGSKDFDLYRPSEEHDELRKVVRSLAEAKIAPFAAEVDEEGRFPQEALDALVASDLHAIHVPEEFGGAGADALATVIVIEEVARVCASSSLIPAVNKLGSLPVVLSGSEELKKRYLGPLAKGDAMFSYALSEPDAGSDAAGMKTKAVRDGDFWVLNGVKRWITNAGVSEYYTVMAVTDPEKRSKGISAFVVEKSDEGVSFGAPERKLGIKGSPTREVYLDNVRIPADRMIGEEGTGFATAMKTLDHTRITIAAQALGIAQGALDYAKGYVQERKQFGKPIGDFQGVQFMLADMAMKIEAARQLTYAAAAKSERGDSDLTFQGAAAKCFASDVAMEVTVDAVQLLGGYGYTRDYPVERMMRDAKITQIYEGTNQVQRIVMARNLPK; from the coding sequence TTGGCGGGATCAAAGGACTTCGACCTGTACCGGCCGTCCGAGGAGCACGACGAGCTCCGCAAGGTCGTGCGCTCGCTCGCCGAGGCGAAGATCGCCCCGTTCGCCGCCGAGGTGGATGAGGAGGGCCGCTTCCCGCAGGAGGCGCTCGACGCGCTGGTCGCCTCCGACCTGCACGCGATCCACGTGCCCGAGGAGTTCGGCGGCGCCGGCGCCGACGCGCTCGCCACCGTCATCGTCATCGAGGAGGTCGCGCGGGTGTGCGCGTCGTCCTCCCTGATCCCGGCGGTCAACAAGCTCGGCTCGCTGCCGGTCGTGCTGTCCGGCTCCGAGGAGCTGAAGAAGCGCTACCTGGGCCCGCTCGCCAAGGGCGACGCGATGTTCTCGTACGCCCTCTCCGAGCCCGACGCGGGCTCCGACGCGGCCGGCATGAAGACCAAGGCCGTGCGCGACGGCGACTTCTGGGTCCTCAACGGCGTCAAGCGCTGGATCACCAACGCGGGCGTCAGCGAGTACTACACGGTCATGGCCGTCACCGACCCGGAGAAGCGCTCCAAGGGCATCTCGGCGTTCGTCGTCGAGAAGTCCGACGAGGGGGTCTCCTTCGGCGCCCCGGAGCGCAAGCTCGGCATCAAGGGCTCCCCGACGCGCGAGGTCTACCTCGACAACGTCCGCATCCCCGCCGACCGCATGATCGGCGAGGAGGGCACCGGCTTCGCCACGGCGATGAAGACGCTCGACCACACCCGTATCACCATCGCCGCCCAGGCCCTCGGCATCGCCCAGGGCGCCCTCGACTACGCCAAGGGCTACGTCCAGGAGCGCAAGCAGTTCGGCAAGCCGATCGGCGACTTCCAGGGCGTCCAGTTCATGCTGGCCGACATGGCCATGAAGATCGAGGCCGCCCGCCAGCTGACCTACGCGGCCGCCGCCAAGTCCGAGCGCGGCGACAGCGACCTCACCTTCCAGGGTGCGGCGGCGAAGTGCTTCGCGTCCGACGTGGCCATGGAGGTCACCGTGGACGCCGTCCAGCTCCTCGGCGGCTACGGCTACACCCGTGACTACCCGGTCGAGCGCATGATGCGCGACGCCAAGATCACGCAGATCTACGAGGGCACGAACCAGGTCCAGCGCATCGTCATGGCGCGCAACCTGCCGAAGTAA
- a CDS encoding keywimysin-related RiPP, which produces MSPPKCPPKRRRYERPALTPAGSFAKKTGLGISGGPELLLLKRM; this is translated from the coding sequence ATGAGTCCCCCCAAGTGCCCTCCCAAGCGTCGCCGTTACGAGCGTCCCGCCCTCACGCCGGCCGGTTCCTTCGCCAAGAAGACCGGTCTCGGGATCAGCGGCGGGCCCGAACTCCTGCTCCTCAAGAGGATGTGA